The window CAATGTTTTCTCAGACTCTTTCCCGTCTTTATTCTCTCCCTTTTTTCCTGTCAACCTTTCTTTAATGCGCTGACAGAGTAATAACTGCTCCGCCATCCCAAAAGCGGTCATTATTCCAAAAACACCCTGATAAAACAACCAGTTTTGACAAATCCTGCTGACAGGCGCAGCGCCTTTATACAATAATAGCAGTATCATCCCTGCAAAAATAAACATCGTCCCCAGCACCGCACAGCAAAAAGCCAAAGTTAAACGCCGCCGTGCAAACCCGACCGCCAAAAAAAATACTGCAACCACCTCCATTATTGCCCAGTTGTACGCCGGCATCTGCGAAAAAATCTGCCCTGTCTCGGCGGCAAAATCTGCTATGTATCTTTTCGCAACCTCTACACTTAGTTTAGTGTTGAGAGACATTCTTATGTTTTCCGATTCATATCCGAGATTATATCTTGCATCATCAATATCATTGTTCGGCTTGGCCAAAACGGTAAAGCAGAGAATTGCCGCCAAAACCCCGGCCAGTATTGCGATGAATATCTTTTCAAGCCATATTGCGATAACTGCTGTCAGGGCCGCCAAAGCCGTAGCTGTCACAATATTTCGGCCGCTTATAAAAAATCCACAAATACCGCCGCTGACTGCGCCAACAGTTGCCGCCAGCACCCTTTTGAACCCCAGCCCGCCCAGCCAAAGAAACAGGCCAAGCAGAACGCATAGTAATCCCGGCCCGATTAAAACTATCGGGCTGAACCACACTGCTATTCGTTCTAATTGTCGGGCAATTTCGAGCATATCCTCTTCACAAGCCGTGCAAACACAATCCCACACCTGTTAGGCTCAATAGGAGCGGAACAAACCTTTTACTCATTTAATTATCGGCCTAAAGGTACAATTTCCGTTAGAAGGACGAAAGATTAAGAGTAAATTGCTGAAAAAGCCCAGGTTCGCCCCCGTAATATGTACAAGACAATTCTAATGCGGATGAGAGGAGTCGAACCTCCACGAGCGTAAGCTCACAGGCACCTGAAGCCTGCGCGTCTGCCAGTTCCGCCACATCCGCGACAAACATCTATATTAGCTTTTTTCGCCAGATAGTCAAGGTTTTGTCATAATTTGCCAGGCTGGACGAAACAATTGAAAATTTTCAAAAATTTTTCATTTTTTTTCTTGCAATCTCTACAACTGTAGAGTAAGCTCGTAACAATTAAAGAAAAAGGAGTTTTTTATGGCAAAGAAAAAATATGACCTCACTGAAGGTGAATGGGCCATTATTCAGGCCGTATGGGACAACCAGCCCTGTGCGGCTCCGACCGTGCAGGAAGTGCTCCAGAGCGAAAAGGCCTGGACCTACAGCACTGTCAAGACAATGATGGACCGTATGGTCGCCAAAGGGCTGCTCAAAACTGAAAGAATTCGAAACCTTATTCTCTACAGCGCCGCTGTCACCAGGAAGGAAGCACAGCACAGCGAAATTATGCGTGCGGTAAAAAGGGCTTTCGACGGCGCTCTCACTCCGATGATGCAGTTCCTGCTCGATAACAACAAGCTCTCTAAAGACCAGTTGGCCGAGCTGGAAACAATAATAAAAAGTAAAAGGGTGGAAGCAAAAAAATAGAAGGCTAATAATATCTTAATAAGCGGAGAACCTGTTATGCATGCGATTTTAGAACAAATTAATTCTGCCGGACTTGTATTTGTTAAATTCGCTCTGCCGATGCTGGTTCAGTCCAGCATCTTAATAGTGGTTTTGCTTCTTGCTGATTGTCTGCTGCGAAAAAAAGTGCGGGCGGTCTTTCGATATTGGCTCTGGATGCTGGTGCTTCTAAAACTGATTCTGCCGACTACCCTGTCATCGCCCGTAAGTCTCGGCTCCTGGTTCGGTGACAAACTGGCACCTGTTAAGCTCAGCGAAATGAGCGCTCCGGCAGAATCTGTAAAATTGCCGCAGATGATAAATATGAAAACTGTTGCAGCAGCAACAGTCACGCCTCAAATAGACGTCAGGCCGATAGTAACAAGCCCGCCGGTTGCCGCAACACTATTGGTATCGCCGGCGCCGCTCTCCTGGCAGGGCATCGTGTTTTTGATTTGGGCCGCTG is drawn from Phycisphaerae bacterium and contains these coding sequences:
- a CDS encoding BlaI/MecI/CopY family transcriptional regulator; translation: MAKKKYDLTEGEWAIIQAVWDNQPCAAPTVQEVLQSEKAWTYSTVKTMMDRMVAKGLLKTERIRNLILYSAAVTRKEAQHSEIMRAVKRAFDGALTPMMQFLLDNNKLSKDQLAELETIIKSKRVEAKK